A single Stigmatopora argus isolate UIUO_Sarg chromosome 7, RoL_Sarg_1.0, whole genome shotgun sequence DNA region contains:
- the psmd12 gene encoding 26S proteasome non-ATPase regulatory subunit 12 yields the protein MAEERSERSDGKIVKMEIDYSSTVDQRIPECEKMAKDGKLQEAVESLLSLEKQTRTASDMVSTSRILVAVVQMCYAAKDWDALNENIMLLSKRRSQLKQAVAKMVQECYKYVDSVTDLTIKLRLIDTLRTVTAGKIYVEIERARLTKTLANIKEKSGDVKEAAAILQELQVETYGSMEKKEKVEFILEQMRLCVAVKDYIRTQIISKKINTKFFQEEGSEELKLKYYNLMIQVDQHEGSYLSICKHYRAIYDTPCILEDSSKWQQALKSVVLYVILAPYDNEQSDLVHRISADKKLEEIPKYKDLLKQFTTMELMRWAALVEDYGKELREGSPGSLPTDVFLCSEEGEKRWKDLKNRVVEHNIRIMAKYYTRITMKRMAGLLDLSVDESEEFLSSLVVNKTIYAKVDRMAGIINFQRPKDPNDLLNDWSHKLNSLMSLVNKTTHLIAKEEMIHNLQ from the exons ATGGCCGAAGAACGATCCGAAAGATCCGATGGAAAGATTGTGAAAATGGAGATCGACTATAGCTCCACTGTAGACCAACGTATCCCGGAATGCGAGAAAATGGCAAAA GATGGCAAGCTGCAAGAGGCTGTCGAAAGCTTGTTGTCATTGGAGAAGCAAACTAGAACG GCATCTGACATGGTGTCCACATCCAGAATTCTCGTGGCCGTAGTTCAAATGTGTTATGCAGCAAAAGACTGGGATGCCCTGAATGAAAACATTATGCTGCTTTCCAAAAGAAGGAGTCAGCTCAAACAG GCTGTTGCAAAAATGGTGCAAGAATGTTACAAGTATGTTGATTCTGTGACGGATTTGACCATCAAACTGCGACTCATTGATACTCTgcgcacagtgactgctggaaaG ATCTATGTTGAGATTGAGCGTGCCAGGCTCACAAAGACATTGGCTAATATTAAGGAAAAAAGTGGAGATGTAAAAGAGGCAGCAGCCATTCTTCAAGAACTGCAG GTGGAGACATATGGCTCAATGGagaaaaaagagaaagtcgAGTTCATCTTGGAACAAATGAGGCTCTGCGTTGCTGTCAAGGATTACATTAGGACACAGAtcattagtaaaaaaataaacaccaaaTTCTTCCAGGAAGAAGGCAGCGAA GAGCTGAAGCTAAAGTACTACAACCTAATGATTCAGGTGGACCAGCATGAGGGTTCCTACCTGTCTATCTGCAAACACTATCGAGCCATTTATGACACCCCTTGCATCCTGGAAGACAGCAGCAAGTGGCAACAG GCTCTGAAGAGTGTGGTGCTGTATGTGATTCTTGCCCCATATGATAACGAGCAATCCGACCTTGTGCATAGAATCAGTGCAGATAAGAAATTGGAAGAGATTCCCAAATACAA GGACCTCTTAAAGCAATTCACCACCATGGAGCTTATGCGCTGGGCTGCCCTGGTGGAGGATTATGGGAAAGAGCTGCGAGAGGGCTCTCCCGGGAGTCTCCCGACTGATGTCTTTTTGTGTTCTGAGGAGGGGGAGAAGCGGTGGAAGGATCTGAAGAATAGAGTAGTGGAGCAT aaCATAAGAATAATGGCCAAATATTACACCAGAATCACGATGAAGAGGATGGCCGGGTTGCTTGACCTCTCTGTTGAT GAATCTGAGGAGTTTCTCTCCAGTCTGGTTGTGAACAAGACCATCTATGCCAAGGTGGACCGTATGGCTGGAATAATCAACTTTCAGAGGCCAAAAGACCCCAATGACCTACTCAACGACTGGTCACACAAACTTAACTCCCTCATGTCGCTGGTCAACAAGACCACACATCTCATTGCTAAGGAGGAAATGATCCACAACCTGCAGTGA
- the helz gene encoding putative helicase with zinc finger domain, whose amino-acid sequence MADRRAEKSCEEASRSLVRREYEAVVNHSTDTLAVLAPQVQSSGATLSPSQPSESLRSRALLYRIAAFLQLKKYDEADQDCKHVLAEDRTSGDGLLQSSFRSMQLDGSLQEVASILSKALFGEPVNGIVTKDISRLKTLFSEIEAVKKSEMAPEYTDDQEEEVLDGWQFRPPPRGVTSSEEYTLCKRYLEQGLCRYGAQCTSAHSQEELMEWQKRYASRLIRLKQQQESKHFTENYMETLIEKWMNSLSPEKVLSDFLDGVSVETSSSLSLTVTTKKSFHSWTFSLVCKPPRKLYRIALLYDAHRPHFSIKGVSAGEQQQTVPIGSQEWTPQKEAAVLTDNGMDHCIYKVTVDFTTEIFGTFRQTIVFDFGSEPVLMQRIMVDAASIEDIEHLMAARQQLLMTSKRWDSSCKTIVGFTPNETMCDLERSLLSRYQIPLSADQLFTQSVLDKTLTRENYQARLHDLLYIEEIAQCKEVSKFNIKVNLQLVSSFMLTGLSVGAKYAQNGQLFARFKLTKTLSEDTLAGRLVMTKVNSVLFLPLGWEGISTQPPPGVRERVYEAVIEEKTKEYIFLRICKDCCDELGLLPDRKLQVELQFQLNRLPLCEMHYALDRIKDSKDNSILFPDVSLVPTIPWSPNRQWDEQLDPRLNAKQKEAILAITTPLTIPLPPVLIIGPYGTGKTFTLAQAVKHILRQETSRVLICTHSNSAADLYIKDYLHPYVEAGNPHARPLRVYFRNRWVKTVHPVVQQYCLISNTQVNFKMPTRDDVLRHRVVVVTLSTSQYLCQLDLDPGLFSHILLDEAAQAMECETIMPFALASNTTRIVLAGDHMQLSPFVYGEFARERNLHVSLLDRLYEHYPSEFPCRILLCENYRSHEAIINYTSELFYDGKLMASGKQPSHKDFYPLTFFTARGEDVQEKNSTAYYNNAEVFEIVERVEELRKKWPVAWGKLDEGSIGVVSPYSDQVFRIRAELRKKRMHEVSVERVLNVQGKQFRVLFLSTVRTRHTCKRKQTAIKRKEQLVEDSTEDLDYGFLSNYKLLNTAITRAQSLVAVVGDPIALCSVGRCRKFWEHFVSICHENSSLHGITFEQIKSQLEALELKKTYVLNPLAPEFIPRALRPLQGHPSSQAMHTHHHPQHVQAASTKQAQQTQQQSPPKGKHPNHTDHLPPEGYVQPNPAVLMGNPIQAFTPPMGAPAAALGKSPSPVQRIDPHTGASILYVPAVYGGNMVMPMPLPLPWPGYQNRFAVDPRFMSHQAAMAYNFNFLQAQNRGSPVPCGGVVHPSPLGVGQQSPETDLQSDTVRNGKLEGCTKTEQTPERKNTEMKDKQGDFDTSQNLESQNDGGGAFSNVSLHRKDSSAQRPLNYHLAPPNPAFPPHPAGGRALPHQCPVSRLPYRVNQPQHPAMIQQSQQLSPAFAASGGHGASFFGGHSAPQRAIQSPTSDAPESGSGEEMGSSMRAPMTHLAGHHPTLSQHNNRVNSFGEDGQDAMHGDGLDLRRPLALELLNQQQQAARLGQWNEATGPFLPGGVAFPLPQQIPHLAQPGVTRFSHQLVRAASWGLGANMEDETGSPASTGPPFNRYTGLLREIPMQEPPESREANEIQPPPQSRLLQYRQSRASGDPSSSLTATSNHAPPFPSGTYPHESGRDPLNNVISNPALQQHPVGGSLYNSGCYPHQAPPHSSSPPPSQVKYLLQEAQWPHSGGASGSPPQQNHPLSNQTHGLPYGVPIMAQPSRQEQVHLMQLHHHHQQQQQQHHHHHHHHQHPQHQQQQQQSQSQGQDQEAYHSLSPRTSTTPALHSVDEYEPRGPGRPLYQRRISSSYPDQSSLANSHNAMSQQSQPCGGDRNQDPPHPHMQQQQQTHLPPPHPPYGYPSHELWPSNGGGPGPFQNVPCNGGGTFAHHRDLLASKALCQREEQVKAESPAAQQTTTHAPNSLQHLGQFPPLMPNNNTNHNKQQPLPPPQQQQQPAQAPAEPVQAAANLNKAPTMSYASALRAPPKPRAIRPEQAKKNSDPLSLLQELSIGSSNGSNGYYSYFK is encoded by the exons ATGGCGGACAGGAGAGCGGAAAAATCATGTGAAGAAGCCAGCAGATCGTTAGTGAGGCGGGAGTACGAGGCGGTAGTCAATCACAGCACGGACACCTTGGCGGTCCTTGCACCCCAAGTCCAATCCAGCGGCGCCACCCTCTCGCCGAGCCAGCCTTCCGAAAGCCTCCGCAGTCGTGCCCTGCTTTACCGCATCGCTGCCTTTCTTCAGTTG aaaaaatatgatgaagCAGATCAAGACTGCAAACATG TCCTTGCAGAAGATAGGACTAGTGGAGACGGTTTGCTCCAATCCAGCTTTCGCTCCATGCAGTTGGATGGCAGCCTGCAGGAAGTGGCCAGCATCCTCTCTAAAGCCTTGTTTGGAGAACCAGTG AATGGCATTGTTACAAAAGACATATCCAGATTAAAGACACTATTTTCAGAAATTGAG GCTGTAAAGAAGAGTGAGATGGCACCAGAATATACAGATGACCAGGAGGAGG AGGTCCTAGATGGCTGGCAGTTCAGGCCTCCTCCCCGTGGAGTCACAAGCAGTGAAGAGTACACACTCtgtaaaag GTACTTAGAACAGGGTCTGTGTCGGTACGGGGCACAGTGCACGTCAGCCCACTCGCAGGAGGAGCTGATGGAATGGCAGAAACGCTATGCCTCACGCCTCATCCGTCTCAAGCAACAGCAGGAGAgcaaacattttactgaaaaCTACATGGAGACACTAATAGAGAAGTGGATGAACTCGCTGTCCCCAGAGAAAGTG CTTAGTGACTTTTTGGATGGAGTCAGTGTTGAAACCAGCTCAAGCCTTTCTCTTACCGTCACCACAAAAAAATCCTTCCACTCCTGGACCTTTTCATTAGTCTGCAAG CCTCCCAGGAAGCTCTATCGCATAGCCCTGCTCTACGATGCCCACAGACCACACTTTTCCATCAAGGGGGTCTCTGCCGGGGAGCAGCAACAAACTGTGCCCATTGGCTCTCAAGAGTGGACTCCACAAAAAGAAGCAGCAG TGTTGACAGACAATGGCATGGACCACTGCATCTACAAGGTCACTGTGGACTTCACCACAGAGATCTTTGGCACCTTTCGACAGACCATCGTTTTTGACTTTGGCTCAGAACCAGTGCTGATGCAGCGAATCATGGTGGACGCTGCCTCTATTGAAG ATATAGAACATTTGATGGCAGCCAGGCAGCAGCTCTTGATGACTTCTAAACGTTGGGACTCTTCTTGTAAGACTATAGTTGGATTCACACCTAACGAGACCATGTGCGATCTGGAGCGTAGTCTTCTTAGCCGCTATCAAATCCCACTGTCTGCTGACCAACTTTTCACCCAGTCGGTTCTGGACAAGACTCTAACCAGAGAAAACTACCAGGCCCGGCTACACGATCTCCTCTACATAGAGGAGATTGCCCAATGTAAAGAAGTTAGCAA GTTTAACATCAAAGTGAACCTGCAGCTGGTATCCAGCTTCATGCTGACGGGCCTTTCAGTTGGAGCCAAGTACGCCCAGAATGGACAACTTTTTGCACGTTTCAAACTCACCAAAACACTGTCTGAG GATACACTGGCAGGACGACTAGTGATGACCAAGGTGAATTCAGTTCTTTTCCTGCCTTTGGGCTGGGAGGGCATCAGCACCCAGCCACCTCCGGGAGTCAGAGAACGCGTCTATGAAGCTGTGATTGAGGAAAAGACCAAGGAATACATCTTCCTCAGGATTTGCAAAGACTGCTGCGATGAACTCGGACTACTGCCTGACAGGAAACTCCAG GTGGAGCTCCAGTTCCAGCTAAACAGGCTTCCACTGTGTGAAATGCATTATGCCCTGGATCGTATCAAAGATAGTAAAGACAATAGCATTCTTTTCCCTGATGTAAGCCTTGTCCCAACCATCCCTTGGAGCCCAAACAG GCAGTGGGATGAACAACTGGATCCTCGTCTTAACGCCAAGCAAAAAGAAGCCATTCTCGCCATCACTACCCCTCTAACTATCCCACTGCCCCCAGTCCTCATCATTGGACCCTACGGTACTGGCAAGACGTTCACCCTGGCGCAGGCTGTCAAACACATCCTTCGCCAGGAAACCAGCAG GGTTCTAATCTGCACACACTCCAATAGTGCAGCTGACCTTTACATTAAGGACTACCTTCATCCTTATGTTGAAGCAGGCAATCCACATGCCAGACCTCTCAG gGTATACTTTAGGAACCGCTGGGTGAAGACGGTCCACCCAGTGGTCCAGCAGTACTGTCTGATCTCCAACACGCAGGTCAATTTTAAAATGCCCACAAGGGATGATGTCCTCAGACATCGTGTGGTTGTGGTTACCCTCAGCACTTCCCAGTACCTCTGCCAGCTTGACTTGGACCCTG GACTGTTCTCTCACATTTTGTTGGATGAAGCTGCCCAGGCCATGGAGTGTGAGACCATCATGCCATTTGCCTTAGCTAGCAATaccacccgcattgtgttggcTGGAGACCATATGCAG CTCAGTCCATTTGTGTACGGCGAGTTCGCCCGCGAGCGAAACCTGCACGTGTCCTTGTTGGACAGATTATACGAGCACTACCCATCAGAATTCCCATGCCGCATCCTTCTGTGCGAAAACTACCGCTCGCATGAAGCTATCATCAA CTATACATCAGAGTTATTTTATGATGGCAAGCTAATGGCAAGTGGAAAGCAGCCCTCTCACAAGGACTTCTATCCTCTGACCTTCTTCACTGCTCGAGGAGAAGATGTCCAGGAAAAGAATAGCACTGCATACTACAACAATGCCGAA GTGTTTGAAATTGTGGAGCGTGTAGAGGAGTTGCGCAAGAAGTGGCCAGTGGCTTGGGGAAAGCTGGACGAGGGCAGCATTGGAGTGGTTTCACCGTATTCGGACCAGGTCTTTCGCATTCGTGCTGAGCTCCGAAAGAAGAGAATGCATGAGGTCAGCGTGGAAAGAGTCCTCAATGTCCAAG GTAAACAATTTCGAGTGCTGTTCCTAAGCACGGTGCGGACGCGGCATACCTGCAAGCGCAAGCAAACGGCCATCAAGAGGAAAGAGCAACTCGTGGAGGACTCTACTGAGGACTTGGATTATGGATTTTTGTCAAACTACAAGCTGCTCAACACAGCCATCACCAGAGCTCAGTCACTGGTTGCGGTTGTGGGAGACCCAATTGCACTCTGCTCTGTTGGACGCTGCAG AAAGTTCTGGGAGCATTTTGTTTCCATCTGCCATGAAAATTCAAGCCTCCATGGCATTACCTTTGAGCAGATAAAGTCCCAATTAGAGGCCCTGGAGCTAAAGAAGACCTACGTTCTCAACCCTCTGGCTCCAGAATTTATCCCACGTGCCCTCAGGCCCCTTCAAGGGCACCCATCTTCACAGGCAATGCATACCCACCACCATCCTCAGCATGTGCAGGCCGCGTCCACAAAGCAGGCACAGCAGACACAACAGCAATCACCTCCCAAA GGAAAACATCCAAACCACACAGATCACCTTCCACCTGAAGGATATG TCCAGCCCAACCCAGCTGTTCTAATGGGAAACCCAATCCAGGCATTCACACCGCCCATGGGTGCCCCAGCAGCTGCCTTGGGCAAGTCGCCAAGTCCTGTTCAAAGAATAGACCCTCACACGGGTGCGAGCATCCTTTATGTTCCAGCAGTATATGGTGGAAACATGGTCATGCCAATGCCCCTTCCT ttgcCTTGGCCCGGTTATCAAAATCGTTTTGCTGTTGATCCGCGCTTCATGAGCCACCAGGCAGCTATGGCCTACAACTTCAACTTCTTACAGGCCCAAAATCGAGGCTCGCCTGTTCCATGCGGGGGAGTGGTACATCCCTCTCCTCTTGGAGTGGGCCAACAAAGTCCTGAAACAGATCTACAGTCAGATACAGTCAGAAATG gtaaattAGAAGGATGCACAAAAACAGAGCAGACACCTGAgcgaaaaaatacagaaatgaaGGATAAACag GGTGATTTTGATACAAGTCAAAATCTGGAGTCACAGAATGACGGAGGGGGCGCTTTCTCCAATGTGAGCCTCCACCGTAAAGACTCTTCTGCTCAGAGACCACTCAATTATCACCTGGCACCCCCCAACCCCGCCTTCCCCCCACATCCTGCCGGTGGCAGAGCCCTCCCCCATCAGTGTCCAGTCTCGAGGCTTCCTTATCGCGTCAACCAGCCTCAACACCCAGCAATGATCCAACAGAGTCAACAGCTCAGCCCGGCCTTCGCCGCTAGCGGGGGCCACGGTGCATCTTTCTTTGGCGGTCACAGTGCGCCACAGAGGGCTATTCAGTCTCCCACTTCAGATGCTCCCGAGTCGGGAAGCGGAGAAGAGATGGGGAGCTCCATGAGGGCTCCAATGACCCACTTGGCTGGTCACCACCCAACTCTATCACAACACAACAACAGAGTCAATAGCTTTGGGGAGGATGGACAAGACGCAATGCATGGAGATGGCCTTG ATCTTCGACGTCCTCTGGCTCTGGAGCTCCTGAACCAACAGCAGCAAGCTGCCAGGCTAGGCCAGTGGAATGAAGCAACGGGCCCTTTCCTCCCAGGCGGGGTCGCCTTCCCTTTGCCTCAGCAAATCCCTCACCTAGCTCAGCCAGGTGTGACTCGCTTTTCTCACCAGTTGGTCCGTGCAGCCAGTTGGGGCCTTGGTGCCAACATGGAGGATGAAACTGGTTCACCTGCATCCACTGGTCCACCTTTCAACAG GTACACGGGCCTCCTGAGAGAAATCCCCATGCAGGAGCCTCCTGAAAGCAGGGAAGCAAATGAAATTCAACCCCCTCCACAATCTCGCCTCCTCCAATATCGCCAGTCCCGTGCCTCAGGTGACCCTTCATCTTCTTTAACTGCCACTTCAAACCACGCCCCCCCATTTCCTTCCGGAACATACCCCCATGAAAGCGGACGCGATCCACTTAACAACGTCATCAGCAACCCGGCTCTGCAACAGCATCCCGTCGGTGGTTCCCTTTACAATAGCGGTTGTTACCCACATCAGGCGCCACCCCACTCTTCCAGCCCCCCTCCATCCCAGGTCAAATACCTCCTGCAAGAGGCCCAGTGGCCCCATAGTGGAGGTGCATCTGGAAGCCCTCCACAGCAGAACCACCCCCTCAGCAACCAGACCCACGGCCTTCCGTACGGGGTGCCGATCATGGCTCAACCCAGCAGGCAGGAGCAAGTCCATTTGATGCAgcttcaccaccaccaccagcagcagcagcaacagcatcatcaccaccaccatcatcatcaacatccaCAACAccaacagcagcaacagcaaTCTCAAAGTCAAGGTCAAGACCAGGAGGCCTACCACTCTTTGTCACCAAGAACATCCACAACGCCTGCCTTGCACAGTGTAGATGAG TATGAACCCAGAGGTCCAGGTCGGCCCCTCTATCAGCGCCGTATATCCTCCAGCTACCCAGATCAATCCTCTCTTGCCAATAGCCACAATGCAATGTCCCAGCAGTCCCAGCCTTGTGGGGGAGATAGGAATCAGGACCCCCCACATCCGCacatgcagcagcagcagcagacgCATCTCCCGCCCCCTCACCCCCCTTACGGCTACCCCTCGCATGAGCTCTGGCCCAGTAACGGTGGTGGTCCAGGTCCCTTCCAGAACGTTCCATGTAATGGAGGTGGGACTTTCGCACATCATCGGGACCTTCTAG CTTCCAAGGCCCTCTGTCAGAGGGAAGAGCAGGTGAAGGCGGAGTCTCCGGCAGCCCAGCAGACCACCACCCACGCCCCTAACTCCCTTCAGCACCTGGGACAGTTCCCTCCCCTCATGCCCAACAACAACACCAACCACAACAAGCAGcagccgctgccgccgccgcagcagcagcaacagccaGCGCAGGCTCCCGCCGAGCCCGTTCAGGCAGCTGCAAATCTAAACAAAGCGCCCACTATGTCCTACGCCAGCGCCCTCCGCGCGCCGCCCAAACCACGAGCCATTCGCCCCGAGCAGGCCAAGAAGAACAGCGACCCACTCTCGCTCTTACAGGAGCTCAGCATTGGGAGCTCCAATGGCAGCAATGGCTACTATTCCTACTTTAAATGA